In bacterium, one genomic interval encodes:
- a CDS encoding DUF4279 domain-containing protein yields MKYEFYVYMRITDSKYLSLPEEITTTTNIQPTRIWHRGDLRPKTVIKEKENGWELQSKLPKEKPLREHVEHLLSSIEPSLELFKTITARYYTELSCAGYFSESEPFPEIHFDSDLVKRLAELNVNIDIDIYIT; encoded by the coding sequence ATGAAATATGAATTCTATGTATATATGAGAATTACTGATAGTAAATATTTGTCTTTACCAGAGGAAATAACTACAACTACAAACATCCAGCCAACTAGAATATGGCATCGTGGTGATCTAAGACCAAAAACAGTCATCAAGGAAAAAGAAAACGGTTGGGAGCTACAGTCAAAGTTGCCAAAAGAAAAACCTCTAAGAGAACATGTGGAACATCTGCTATCTTCTATCGAACCGTCACTCGAGTTATTTAAGACGATAACTGCCCGATATTACACAGAATTATCATGTGCTGGTTACTTTAGTGAATCTGAACCTTTCCCTGAAATACATTTTGATAGCGACTTGGTAAAGCGATTGGCTGAATTAAATGTTAACATAGATATTGATATATACATAACTTGA